A single Seriola aureovittata isolate HTS-2021-v1 ecotype China chromosome 19, ASM2101889v1, whole genome shotgun sequence DNA region contains:
- the epb41l2 gene encoding band 4.1-like protein 2 isoform X5 has product MTTEAGSETEVKEKAEESAAQPDQSEKVTEETQEVANAEGEEKEKEKEKEKEGKDGKGISRYLPTWLKKQKSQSQTSPTKEFPPTEEAVSPVAQEEEGPAPEVNGHAEEVEEKEAVKSEQVQEKEAESHSNASADTEPAKEEKVEESAEKSPEETKETTEGEGAEEDKKEQEDEVQGEGEGGTEEGQTSIFQSPLRLVRKTKMKLVVCHVTLLDGTDFTCEVEKRAKGQYLFFKVCEHLNLMEKDYFGLIYKDSHEQKCWLDPTKEIKRQIRSNNWQFAFNVKFYPPDPSLLTEDITRYLLCLQLREDVASGRLPCSFVTHALLGSYTLQAELGDCEPDQPRPLDYISQLTFAPNQNKEMEEKILELHKSHRGMTPAQADAQFLENAKKLSMYGVDLHHAKDSEGVDIMLGVCANGLLVYKDRLRINRFAWPKILKISYKRNNFYIKIRPGETEQFESTVGFKLQNHRSAKRLWKVCVENHSFFRLNAPEPPTKARFLTLGSKFRYSGRTQAQTRLASSLIDRPAPNFERTSSKRISRSLDGAPVISITEAGRDTAENGREHRLELHSDSKVKEVDLSPGDVEATSTQSLGASEVSLSQDHDKTQDEVLKHQASISQLKRSFMEAPPPSPPQPNLWEKRLTSSPATTIRVQQQQVSLEEEIASVLFSRHSCTGFDSAAEAACSVPELTLDAVITTCSSTTSTTAPQGLLISPTTTLSATEVNVPQMEAAADDSTISDTKEPAKTTEVEIEETVVVQEVSKTTKPGLVTVTTSSPAGPPAEQETREPEVKVEEEVVIAEEAKAAKQESISSESESEEEAEYHPNVPVSISHTQILEEKEEDEEQEKKEEDKTGEQSISVPDTSLPSVITYPAEEITQEVEESRKEDTVPEKKNNAEEEKECERETEESTDDPMVTPDEAPNGLPLPEEAVQGLVTHAEEEEEPRMNGEASLVEAEHRPQVICCSEPPVVKTEMVTISDTFAAQKTEIATKEVPIVHTETKTITYEAAQLDGNGDGEPGVLMTAQTITSESLCTTTTTHITKTLKGGLSETRIEKRIVITGDCDIDHDQS; this is encoded by the exons atgacaacagaagcAGGCTCTGAAACAGAGGTGAAGGAGAAAGCAGAAGAGTCAGCTGCTCAGCCGGACCAATCAGAGAAGGTAACAGAAGAAACCCAGGAAGTAGCGAacgcagagggagaggagaaggagaaagaaaaggagaaggagaaagaggggaaagacGGAAAAGGAATATCTCGATACCTGCCAACATGGCTTAAGAAGCAGAAATCTCAAAGCCAG ACCTCTCCAACCAAGGAGTTCCCACCCACAGAGGAAGCCGTTAGCCCGGTGgcacaggaagaggagggcCCTGCCCCAGAAGTGAACGGTCACGCAGAGGaagtggaagagaaggaggcagTCAAGTCAGAGCAAGTGCAGGAAAAAGAGGCAGAATCTCATTCCAACGCCAGCGCAGACACTGAG CCTGCCAAGGAAGAGAAGGTGGAAGAGAGTGCTGAGAAAAGTCCCGAAGAGACCAAGGAGAcaacagagggagaaggagcagaggaggataAGAAGGAGCAGGAAGACGAGGTGCAAGGTGAAGGGGAGGGAGGAACAGAAGAAGGCCAGACTTCCATTTTCCAGTCTCCTCTTCGCCTTGTGAGGAAGACCAAGATGAAACTGGTGGTGTGTCATGTGACCCTACTGGACGGGACCGACTTCACCTGTGAGGTGGAG AAACGAGCAAAGGGCCAGTACCTGTTCTTTAAGGTGTGTGAGCACCTTAATCTAATGGAAAAGGACTACTTTGGACTGATATACAAGGACAGCCATGAACAGAAG TGTTGGCTGGATCCCACTAAGGAAATCAAGAGACAGATCCGCa GTAACAACTGGCAGTTTGCATTCAATGTCAAGTTCTACCCTCCTGACCCCTCACTGCTCACTGAAGATATTACCAG GTACCTGTTGTGCCTGCAGCTCCGTGAAGATGTGGCTTCTGGACGACTGCCTTGCTCATTTGTAACTCACGCTCTGCTGGGGTCATACACATTGCAG GCAGAGCTCGGTGACTGTGAACCCGACCAGCCTCGGCCGCTGGACTACATTAGCCAGCTGACCTTTGCTCCCAATCAGaacaaagagatggaggagaagattCTTGAACTCCACAAGTCCCACAG GGGAATGACACCAGCACAGGCTGATGCCCAGTTTCTAGAAAATGCCAAGAAACTGTCCATGTATGGAGTGGACCTGCACCATGCTAAG GATTCTGAGGGTGTGGACATCATGCTAGGTGTGTGTGCCAACGGACTCCTGGTTTACAAAGACAGACTTCGGATAAATCGTTTTGCTTGGCCCAAAATACTCAAGATTTCATACAAGAGGAACAACTTCTACATTAAGATCAGACCAGGAGAG ACGGAGCAGTTTGAGAGCACAGTGGGATTCAAACTCCAGAATCATCGATCTGCCAAAAGGCTGTGGAAAGTCTGCGTGGAGAATCACAGTTTCTTCAG GTTAAATGCTCCAGAACCTCCAACCAAGGCTCGCTTCTTGACTCTGGGTTCTAAGTTCCGCTACAGCGGACGAACACAGGCCCAGACCCGCCTGGCCAGCTCCCTTATAGACCGACCTGCACCCAACTTTGAACGCACCTCCTCAAAACGCATCAGCCGCAGTCTGGATGGAG CACCAGTGATCAGCATTACTGAGGCCGGCAGGGACACAGCTGAGAACGGACGTGAGCACCGCCTGGAGCTCCACTCTGACTCTaag GTTAAGGAGGTGGACTTAAGCCCTGGTGATGTTGAAGCTACATCTACCCAG TCACTTGGAGCCAGTGAGGTTTCCCTCTCTCAG GACCATGATAAGACTCAAGACGAGGTTCTGAAACACCAAGCTAGCATTAGCCAGCTAAAACGCTCCTTTATGGAGGCgccacctccctctcctcctcagcccaACCTGTGGGAGAAACGTCTCACCTCCTCTCCCGCTACAACGATACGTGTTCAACAGCAACAAGTG AGCCTTGAAGAGGAGATAGCGTCTGTACTTTTCAGTAGACACTCTTGCACTGGCTTTGACTCAGCTGCTGAGGCTGCCTGCAGTGTTCCCGAACTGACACTAGATGCTGTTATAACCACATGTTCATCTACTACCTCCACTACAGCGCCGCAAGGGCTTCTTATCTCCCCAACTACTACGCTCTCTGCTACTGAG GTGAATGTGCCCCAAATGGAAGCAGCTGCAGATGATAGTACGATCTCTGATACCAAAGAACCTGCTAAG ACAACTGAAGTTGAAATCGAAGAAACCGTTGTCGTCCAAGAGGTTTCCAAAACAACCAAACCTGGACTTGTCACAGTTACAACCAGCTCTCCTGCAGGCCCACCTGCAGAGCAGGAAACAAGAGAGCCGGAAGTGAAGGTTGAAGAGGAAGTAGTGATAGCAGAGGAAGCAAAAGCAGCAAAGCAGGAGAGCATTTCATCCGAGAGCGAGAGCGAGGAAGAAGCAGAGTACCACCCAAATGTCCCTGTATCCATCTCGCATACGCAAATCctagaggagaaggaagaggatgaagagcaggagaagaaagaggaggataaGACGGGGGAGCAGAGCATTTCAGTTCCAGACACTTCCCTTCCATCTGTAATCACTTATCCCGCAGAAGAAATCACTCAAGAGGTAGAGGAGTCCAGAAAAGAGGACACAgtgccagagaagaagaacaatgcagaggaggagaaagaatgtgagagggagacagaggaaagcACCGACGATCCAATGGTCACACCTGATGAAGCTCCCAATGGTCTCCCCCTGCCTGAGGAGGCTGTGCAGGGGTTGGTCACCCacgcagaggaagaggaggagcccAGAATGAACGGAGAAGCCTCTCTGGTTGAAGCAGAGCACCGGCCACAGGTTATTTGTTGCTCTGAG cCACCTGTGGTAAAGACAGAAATGGTGACTATATCAGACACGTTTGCAGCCCAGAAAACTGAGATAGCAACAAAAGAAGTGCCCATCGTACATACGGAAACCAAGACCATCACTTACGAAGCCGCACAG TTGGATGGTAATGGTGATGGCGAGCCTGGAGTGTTGATGACTGCTCAGACAATCACCTCTGAATCTCTGTGTACTACTACAACCACACACATTACCAag ACGTTAAAGGGCGGCCTATCAGAGACGAGGATTGAGAAACGCATCGTCATTACTGGCGACTGCGACATCGACCACGACCAG AGTTGA
- the epb41l2 gene encoding band 4.1-like protein 2 isoform X4, whose translation MTTEAGSETEVKEKAEESAAQPDQSEKVTEETQEVANAEGEEKEKEKEKEKEGKDGKGISRYLPTWLKKQKSQSQTSPTKEFPPTEEAVSPVAQEEEGPAPEVNGHAEEVEEKEAVKSEQVQEKEAESHSNASADTEPAKEEKVEESAEKSPEETKETTEGEGAEEDKKEQEDEVQGEGEGGTEEGQTSIFQSPLRLVRKTKMKLVVCHVTLLDGTDFTCEVEKRAKGQYLFFKVCEHLNLMEKDYFGLIYKDSHEQKCWLDPTKEIKRQIRSNNWQFAFNVKFYPPDPSLLTEDITRYLLCLQLREDVASGRLPCSFVTHALLGSYTLQAELGDCEPDQPRPLDYISQLTFAPNQNKEMEEKILELHKSHRGMTPAQADAQFLENAKKLSMYGVDLHHAKDSEGVDIMLGVCANGLLVYKDRLRINRFAWPKILKISYKRNNFYIKIRPGETEQFESTVGFKLQNHRSAKRLWKVCVENHSFFRLNAPEPPTKARFLTLGSKFRYSGRTQAQTRLASSLIDRPAPNFERTSSKRISRSLDGAPVISITEAGRDTAENGREHRLELHSDSKDHDKTQDEVLKHQASISQLKRSFMEAPPPSPPQPNLWEKRLTSSPATTIRVQQQQVSLEEEIASVLFSRHSCTGFDSAAEAACSVPELTLDAVITTCSSTTSTTAPQGLLISPTTTLSATEVNVPQMEAAADDSTISDTKEPAKTTEVEIEETVVVQEVSKTTKPGLVTVTTSSPAGPPAEQETREPEVKVEEEVVIAEEAKAAKQESISSESESEEEAEYHPNVPVSISHTQILEEKEEDEEQEKKEEDKTGEQSISVPDTSLPSVITYPAEEITQEVEESRKEDTVPEKKNNAEEEKECERETEESTDDPMVTPDEAPNGLPLPEEAVQGLVTHAEEEEEPRMNGEASLVEAEHRPQVICCSEPPVVKTEMVTISDTFAAQKTEIATKEVPIVHTETKTITYEAAQLDGNGDGEPGVLMTAQTITSESLCTTTTTHITKTLKGGLSETRIEKRIVITGDCDIDHDQALAQAIKEAKEQHPDMSVTRVVVHKETELAEEED comes from the exons atgacaacagaagcAGGCTCTGAAACAGAGGTGAAGGAGAAAGCAGAAGAGTCAGCTGCTCAGCCGGACCAATCAGAGAAGGTAACAGAAGAAACCCAGGAAGTAGCGAacgcagagggagaggagaaggagaaagaaaaggagaaggagaaagaggggaaagacGGAAAAGGAATATCTCGATACCTGCCAACATGGCTTAAGAAGCAGAAATCTCAAAGCCAG ACCTCTCCAACCAAGGAGTTCCCACCCACAGAGGAAGCCGTTAGCCCGGTGgcacaggaagaggagggcCCTGCCCCAGAAGTGAACGGTCACGCAGAGGaagtggaagagaaggaggcagTCAAGTCAGAGCAAGTGCAGGAAAAAGAGGCAGAATCTCATTCCAACGCCAGCGCAGACACTGAG CCTGCCAAGGAAGAGAAGGTGGAAGAGAGTGCTGAGAAAAGTCCCGAAGAGACCAAGGAGAcaacagagggagaaggagcagaggaggataAGAAGGAGCAGGAAGACGAGGTGCAAGGTGAAGGGGAGGGAGGAACAGAAGAAGGCCAGACTTCCATTTTCCAGTCTCCTCTTCGCCTTGTGAGGAAGACCAAGATGAAACTGGTGGTGTGTCATGTGACCCTACTGGACGGGACCGACTTCACCTGTGAGGTGGAG AAACGAGCAAAGGGCCAGTACCTGTTCTTTAAGGTGTGTGAGCACCTTAATCTAATGGAAAAGGACTACTTTGGACTGATATACAAGGACAGCCATGAACAGAAG TGTTGGCTGGATCCCACTAAGGAAATCAAGAGACAGATCCGCa GTAACAACTGGCAGTTTGCATTCAATGTCAAGTTCTACCCTCCTGACCCCTCACTGCTCACTGAAGATATTACCAG GTACCTGTTGTGCCTGCAGCTCCGTGAAGATGTGGCTTCTGGACGACTGCCTTGCTCATTTGTAACTCACGCTCTGCTGGGGTCATACACATTGCAG GCAGAGCTCGGTGACTGTGAACCCGACCAGCCTCGGCCGCTGGACTACATTAGCCAGCTGACCTTTGCTCCCAATCAGaacaaagagatggaggagaagattCTTGAACTCCACAAGTCCCACAG GGGAATGACACCAGCACAGGCTGATGCCCAGTTTCTAGAAAATGCCAAGAAACTGTCCATGTATGGAGTGGACCTGCACCATGCTAAG GATTCTGAGGGTGTGGACATCATGCTAGGTGTGTGTGCCAACGGACTCCTGGTTTACAAAGACAGACTTCGGATAAATCGTTTTGCTTGGCCCAAAATACTCAAGATTTCATACAAGAGGAACAACTTCTACATTAAGATCAGACCAGGAGAG ACGGAGCAGTTTGAGAGCACAGTGGGATTCAAACTCCAGAATCATCGATCTGCCAAAAGGCTGTGGAAAGTCTGCGTGGAGAATCACAGTTTCTTCAG GTTAAATGCTCCAGAACCTCCAACCAAGGCTCGCTTCTTGACTCTGGGTTCTAAGTTCCGCTACAGCGGACGAACACAGGCCCAGACCCGCCTGGCCAGCTCCCTTATAGACCGACCTGCACCCAACTTTGAACGCACCTCCTCAAAACGCATCAGCCGCAGTCTGGATGGAG CACCAGTGATCAGCATTACTGAGGCCGGCAGGGACACAGCTGAGAACGGACGTGAGCACCGCCTGGAGCTCCACTCTGACTCTaag GACCATGATAAGACTCAAGACGAGGTTCTGAAACACCAAGCTAGCATTAGCCAGCTAAAACGCTCCTTTATGGAGGCgccacctccctctcctcctcagcccaACCTGTGGGAGAAACGTCTCACCTCCTCTCCCGCTACAACGATACGTGTTCAACAGCAACAAGTG AGCCTTGAAGAGGAGATAGCGTCTGTACTTTTCAGTAGACACTCTTGCACTGGCTTTGACTCAGCTGCTGAGGCTGCCTGCAGTGTTCCCGAACTGACACTAGATGCTGTTATAACCACATGTTCATCTACTACCTCCACTACAGCGCCGCAAGGGCTTCTTATCTCCCCAACTACTACGCTCTCTGCTACTGAG GTGAATGTGCCCCAAATGGAAGCAGCTGCAGATGATAGTACGATCTCTGATACCAAAGAACCTGCTAAG ACAACTGAAGTTGAAATCGAAGAAACCGTTGTCGTCCAAGAGGTTTCCAAAACAACCAAACCTGGACTTGTCACAGTTACAACCAGCTCTCCTGCAGGCCCACCTGCAGAGCAGGAAACAAGAGAGCCGGAAGTGAAGGTTGAAGAGGAAGTAGTGATAGCAGAGGAAGCAAAAGCAGCAAAGCAGGAGAGCATTTCATCCGAGAGCGAGAGCGAGGAAGAAGCAGAGTACCACCCAAATGTCCCTGTATCCATCTCGCATACGCAAATCctagaggagaaggaagaggatgaagagcaggagaagaaagaggaggataaGACGGGGGAGCAGAGCATTTCAGTTCCAGACACTTCCCTTCCATCTGTAATCACTTATCCCGCAGAAGAAATCACTCAAGAGGTAGAGGAGTCCAGAAAAGAGGACACAgtgccagagaagaagaacaatgcagaggaggagaaagaatgtgagagggagacagaggaaagcACCGACGATCCAATGGTCACACCTGATGAAGCTCCCAATGGTCTCCCCCTGCCTGAGGAGGCTGTGCAGGGGTTGGTCACCCacgcagaggaagaggaggagcccAGAATGAACGGAGAAGCCTCTCTGGTTGAAGCAGAGCACCGGCCACAGGTTATTTGTTGCTCTGAG cCACCTGTGGTAAAGACAGAAATGGTGACTATATCAGACACGTTTGCAGCCCAGAAAACTGAGATAGCAACAAAAGAAGTGCCCATCGTACATACGGAAACCAAGACCATCACTTACGAAGCCGCACAG TTGGATGGTAATGGTGATGGCGAGCCTGGAGTGTTGATGACTGCTCAGACAATCACCTCTGAATCTCTGTGTACTACTACAACCACACACATTACCAag ACGTTAAAGGGCGGCCTATCAGAGACGAGGATTGAGAAACGCATCGTCATTACTGGCGACTGCGACATCGACCACGACCAG GCACTGGCCCAGGCCATTAAGGAGGCCAAAGAGCAACATCCTGACATGTCTGTTACCAGAGTGGTGGTTCATAAAGAAACTGAactggctgaggaggaggattgA
- the epb41l2 gene encoding band 4.1-like protein 2 isoform X7, which translates to MTTEAGSETEVKEKAEESAAQPDQSEKVTEETQEVANAEGEEKEKEKEKEKEGKDGKGISRYLPTWLKKQKSQSQTSPTKEFPPTEEAVSPVAQEEEGPAPEVNGHAEEVEEKEAVKSEQVQEKEAESHSNASADTEPAKEEKVEESAEKSPEETKETTEGEGAEEDKKEQEDEVQGEGEGGTEEGQTSIFQSPLRLVRKTKMKLVVCHVTLLDGTDFTCEVEKRAKGQYLFFKVCEHLNLMEKDYFGLIYKDSHEQKCWLDPTKEIKRQIRSNNWQFAFNVKFYPPDPSLLTEDITRYLLCLQLREDVASGRLPCSFVTHALLGSYTLQAELGDCEPDQPRPLDYISQLTFAPNQNKEMEEKILELHKSHRGMTPAQADAQFLENAKKLSMYGVDLHHAKDSEGVDIMLGVCANGLLVYKDRLRINRFAWPKILKISYKRNNFYIKIRPGETEQFESTVGFKLQNHRSAKRLWKVCVENHSFFRLNAPEPPTKARFLTLGSKFRYSGRTQAQTRLASSLIDRPAPNFERTSSKRISRSLDGAPVISITEAGRDTAENGREHRLELHSDSKSPMRVHGDNIYVRHSNLMLEDHDKTQDEVLKHQASISQLKRSFMEAPPPSPPQPNLWEKRLTSSPATTIRVQQQQVVNVPQMEAAADDSTISDTKEPAKTTEVEIEETVVVQEVSKTTKPGLVTVTTSSPAGPPAEQETREPEVKVEEEVVIAEEAKAAKQESISSESESEEEAEYHPNVPVSISHTQILEEKEEDEEQEKKEEDKTGEQSISVPDTSLPSVITYPAEEITQEVEESRKEDTVPEKKNNAEEEKECERETEESTDDPMVTPDEAPNGLPLPEEAVQGLVTHAEEEEEPRMNGEASLVEAEHRPQVICCSEPPVVKTEMVTISDTFAAQKTEIATKEVPIVHTETKTITYEAAQLDGNGDGEPGVLMTAQTITSESLCTTTTTHITKTLKGGLSETRIEKRIVITGDCDIDHDQALAQAIKEAKEQHPDMSVTRVVVHKETELAEEED; encoded by the exons atgacaacagaagcAGGCTCTGAAACAGAGGTGAAGGAGAAAGCAGAAGAGTCAGCTGCTCAGCCGGACCAATCAGAGAAGGTAACAGAAGAAACCCAGGAAGTAGCGAacgcagagggagaggagaaggagaaagaaaaggagaaggagaaagaggggaaagacGGAAAAGGAATATCTCGATACCTGCCAACATGGCTTAAGAAGCAGAAATCTCAAAGCCAG ACCTCTCCAACCAAGGAGTTCCCACCCACAGAGGAAGCCGTTAGCCCGGTGgcacaggaagaggagggcCCTGCCCCAGAAGTGAACGGTCACGCAGAGGaagtggaagagaaggaggcagTCAAGTCAGAGCAAGTGCAGGAAAAAGAGGCAGAATCTCATTCCAACGCCAGCGCAGACACTGAG CCTGCCAAGGAAGAGAAGGTGGAAGAGAGTGCTGAGAAAAGTCCCGAAGAGACCAAGGAGAcaacagagggagaaggagcagaggaggataAGAAGGAGCAGGAAGACGAGGTGCAAGGTGAAGGGGAGGGAGGAACAGAAGAAGGCCAGACTTCCATTTTCCAGTCTCCTCTTCGCCTTGTGAGGAAGACCAAGATGAAACTGGTGGTGTGTCATGTGACCCTACTGGACGGGACCGACTTCACCTGTGAGGTGGAG AAACGAGCAAAGGGCCAGTACCTGTTCTTTAAGGTGTGTGAGCACCTTAATCTAATGGAAAAGGACTACTTTGGACTGATATACAAGGACAGCCATGAACAGAAG TGTTGGCTGGATCCCACTAAGGAAATCAAGAGACAGATCCGCa GTAACAACTGGCAGTTTGCATTCAATGTCAAGTTCTACCCTCCTGACCCCTCACTGCTCACTGAAGATATTACCAG GTACCTGTTGTGCCTGCAGCTCCGTGAAGATGTGGCTTCTGGACGACTGCCTTGCTCATTTGTAACTCACGCTCTGCTGGGGTCATACACATTGCAG GCAGAGCTCGGTGACTGTGAACCCGACCAGCCTCGGCCGCTGGACTACATTAGCCAGCTGACCTTTGCTCCCAATCAGaacaaagagatggaggagaagattCTTGAACTCCACAAGTCCCACAG GGGAATGACACCAGCACAGGCTGATGCCCAGTTTCTAGAAAATGCCAAGAAACTGTCCATGTATGGAGTGGACCTGCACCATGCTAAG GATTCTGAGGGTGTGGACATCATGCTAGGTGTGTGTGCCAACGGACTCCTGGTTTACAAAGACAGACTTCGGATAAATCGTTTTGCTTGGCCCAAAATACTCAAGATTTCATACAAGAGGAACAACTTCTACATTAAGATCAGACCAGGAGAG ACGGAGCAGTTTGAGAGCACAGTGGGATTCAAACTCCAGAATCATCGATCTGCCAAAAGGCTGTGGAAAGTCTGCGTGGAGAATCACAGTTTCTTCAG GTTAAATGCTCCAGAACCTCCAACCAAGGCTCGCTTCTTGACTCTGGGTTCTAAGTTCCGCTACAGCGGACGAACACAGGCCCAGACCCGCCTGGCCAGCTCCCTTATAGACCGACCTGCACCCAACTTTGAACGCACCTCCTCAAAACGCATCAGCCGCAGTCTGGATGGAG CACCAGTGATCAGCATTACTGAGGCCGGCAGGGACACAGCTGAGAACGGACGTGAGCACCGCCTGGAGCTCCACTCTGACTCTaag AGTCCAATGAGAGTGCATGGGGACAATATTTATGTGAGGCACAGTAATTTAATGTTGGAG GACCATGATAAGACTCAAGACGAGGTTCTGAAACACCAAGCTAGCATTAGCCAGCTAAAACGCTCCTTTATGGAGGCgccacctccctctcctcctcagcccaACCTGTGGGAGAAACGTCTCACCTCCTCTCCCGCTACAACGATACGTGTTCAACAGCAACAAGTG GTGAATGTGCCCCAAATGGAAGCAGCTGCAGATGATAGTACGATCTCTGATACCAAAGAACCTGCTAAG ACAACTGAAGTTGAAATCGAAGAAACCGTTGTCGTCCAAGAGGTTTCCAAAACAACCAAACCTGGACTTGTCACAGTTACAACCAGCTCTCCTGCAGGCCCACCTGCAGAGCAGGAAACAAGAGAGCCGGAAGTGAAGGTTGAAGAGGAAGTAGTGATAGCAGAGGAAGCAAAAGCAGCAAAGCAGGAGAGCATTTCATCCGAGAGCGAGAGCGAGGAAGAAGCAGAGTACCACCCAAATGTCCCTGTATCCATCTCGCATACGCAAATCctagaggagaaggaagaggatgaagagcaggagaagaaagaggaggataaGACGGGGGAGCAGAGCATTTCAGTTCCAGACACTTCCCTTCCATCTGTAATCACTTATCCCGCAGAAGAAATCACTCAAGAGGTAGAGGAGTCCAGAAAAGAGGACACAgtgccagagaagaagaacaatgcagaggaggagaaagaatgtgagagggagacagaggaaagcACCGACGATCCAATGGTCACACCTGATGAAGCTCCCAATGGTCTCCCCCTGCCTGAGGAGGCTGTGCAGGGGTTGGTCACCCacgcagaggaagaggaggagcccAGAATGAACGGAGAAGCCTCTCTGGTTGAAGCAGAGCACCGGCCACAGGTTATTTGTTGCTCTGAG cCACCTGTGGTAAAGACAGAAATGGTGACTATATCAGACACGTTTGCAGCCCAGAAAACTGAGATAGCAACAAAAGAAGTGCCCATCGTACATACGGAAACCAAGACCATCACTTACGAAGCCGCACAG TTGGATGGTAATGGTGATGGCGAGCCTGGAGTGTTGATGACTGCTCAGACAATCACCTCTGAATCTCTGTGTACTACTACAACCACACACATTACCAag ACGTTAAAGGGCGGCCTATCAGAGACGAGGATTGAGAAACGCATCGTCATTACTGGCGACTGCGACATCGACCACGACCAG GCACTGGCCCAGGCCATTAAGGAGGCCAAAGAGCAACATCCTGACATGTCTGTTACCAGAGTGGTGGTTCATAAAGAAACTGAactggctgaggaggaggattgA